From a single Argonema galeatum A003/A1 genomic region:
- a CDS encoding MoaD/ThiS family protein, producing MSEPSITIALKLFAAYQEAYGVPDLVLEFPASTPVVTVLDRLIAEHPELAQWRNITRFGVNLQFVESDTVLQNGDEVVLIPPVSGG from the coding sequence ATGTCCGAACCTTCAATAACGATCGCACTCAAACTCTTCGCAGCTTATCAGGAAGCTTACGGCGTTCCAGACCTAGTATTGGAGTTCCCAGCTTCCACCCCAGTTGTAACAGTGCTGGATAGGCTGATCGCCGAACATCCCGAACTAGCACAATGGCGCAACATCACCCGTTTTGGCGTCAATCTCCAATTTGTCGAGTCAGATACCGTACTCCAAAATGGCGATGAAGTGGTGCTGATTCCACCCGTCAGCGGAGGATAG